The genomic stretch GCGAGAGCAGCAGGAGGCCGTCGGGGGACTCGGGAACGGCCAGGCCGAGCGCGTCGCCGAGGCGGGCCCCCTCGGCGTCCAGCGCCGACCGGTCGTCTTCGAGCGCGACCAGCGCGCGGTCGATCTCGTCGACGGCGTCCTGCCACAGCAGGCGCTCCTTCTGCGCGACGGTCTGGCGTTCGATCTCGTCGAGTCGCTTCTGGACGACCGGAATGGACCACTCGGACGGCTCGGCGACGGGCATCGCGGCGAACGCCTGGCGCGCGGCGGCAGCGGGGCTCTCGACGCTCTGCACGGTCCGCCCCAGCGCGACCGCCACCACGGCGAGCGCCAGCACGCCGAGCAGCAGCCAGTACGCGCCCGGCGTCAGGAAGACGCCCAGCGCGAGCGCGACGACGGCCAGCACGGCGGCGCCGACCCATACCGGGAACGGGGGGAGGCCGGTCGGCATCCGCTCGATCTCGGTGGTGTTCGCCAGCCAGCGGCGCAGCAGGTCGGCCGCCCGCGCCAGTTCGTCGGCGTCGTGGAAGCGGATGGCGTTGAGGCGTGCCTTTGCAGCGAGCCGCTTGCCCTCGAACTCCTCCACCTTGCCGCGGACGCGCCCGGCGCGCTGGGCGAAGGCCGCGATGTCGCCGAGGGCGGCGAGGTCGACCGTCGGCGCCGTCTCGACGTGGCCGCCGAGGGCATCGCGGGTGCGGCGCTCGCGCTCGGCGGCGGCGGCGCGGGCCTGGTCGGCCACCTCCAGCCCGCGCGTGGCGGCCTCCACGTCGGCGGCGCGGGCGCGCAGCTCGGCCTCTTCGGGGAGCGTGACCGCGTCCCAGCCGTGCTCCGCGAGGGCCGCGCGCGCCTCCTCCCGCTTCGCGCCCACGTCCGACAGCCGCGCCTCGGCCTTGCGGACCGCGATGCCGAGGTCGTCATACCGCTCCTGGGTGTCGGGTGCGACGGCGGCCAGCGCGTCGGGGAACTCAGCCACCATGCGGGCGGCTGCTTCGGCGGAGGCGGCCGCGGCTGCGGCCTCTTCGAGCAGGCGGTACAGCTCGGCCCGTTCGGCGGCGTCGGTCGCCTCGGTGGCGCGGTCGGCGAGGTCGGCCAAGTCCTGCTCGCGGCGGCGGAGCGCGTCCAGCTCATGCTGGCGGCGCATCACGGCGGCGGCGGCCTCCTCGGCCTGGACTGTCTCCTTCTTCCGCTTCGACGGCGCAGCCATGAAGCCGAGGCGCTCGCGCGCTGCGTCCAGGTCCACGCCCCCGGCGGCGTCGCGGCGGACCACGTCGGCGAAGGAGTCGCCGTCGGCCAGGAGGAGGTCGGCGAGGGAAAACTCGTAGCGGTCGCGGTACGACTTGTCGGGCAGGGGCAGGCGGTCTGCCGGGTCGCCCCCGCGGCGGTAGCGCGCCACGCCGCTCTCGATGTCCACCTGCCAGTCGTCGCCGCCGAAGTGGAACGCGGCCGTGTAGGTCGGCCGGTGGGTCTCGACCGTCTCAGGCCAGAGGACGCCGTGGATGGCGCGCGCGAGCGTCGTCTTGCCCTGCCCGTTCGGCCCGTAGACCACGTTGACGCCGGGCCCCAGGTCGGGCGCGGCGATGCCTGTCTGCGGGTGCCCGTAGAACGTGCGGACGGTGACGGCGGTCAGCTCGAAGCGGTCCATCGGGCGGTACAGGGTACGGGGGGCAGGAGTCGGGACGGCCGGAGGACACGCGCCTCTCGATCTCCCGCAAGCGATCAGTCCGAGGCGCCCGCAGAGGCGGTCGGCGTCTGGGCGAGGGCCTCCTCCAGCAGCCGGAACGTCTGGCGGCGGAGGCGGAGGACGGCCTCCTCTCGCAGGTCCTCGGGAAAGCGGCCGGAGCGGCCGAGGGGGGTGAAGACGCGCGCCCGGCGGGCTTGCTGGAGCGCCTCGACACTGCGGCGGATCAGCGCGAGGTCGCCTTCGGACGGCGTGCCCGCCTCCAGCCGACCGGCGAGGGCCGCCAGCGTGGCCACCGGGCCGCTGCCCTCGGCCAGCCCGTCCAGGTCGAGCGCCGGGCGGGCGCGCTCCTCGACGCGGTCCACGGAAACCGTTAGCCCGGACGCCGCCGTCTCGACGGTGTCGAGCAGTTCGCTCGCGACCGCCTCGACGGATCGGTACGCGGGCGTCCGGCCGCGCAGTGTCAGGCGGACCACGGCGCGGCGGAGCGCCGGGTTCTCGTCGCGGAGCGCGTCGGCGTGCTCGCGAATCCCGACCGCGACGCGCTCGCGGATCTCGGTCGCGTCGGCGGCTCCCCCGAGGTCGATGGAGAGGGCGTCGTAGCGGACGGTGGCGAGGGGCACCGCCTCGGCGGTCGCGGTGCCATCACCGGCCACGTCCACCAGCCAGGCGCCGTGGGGGCCGGGCTCGCCGGGGTCGAGCGGCTGCGGCGAGCCGGGGTACAGGATCAGGCGGCCGTCGCGCGTCCGCAGGTCGGGCGCGTGGATGTGGCCGAGCAGCCACGCCGAGGCGCCCGTCTCCCAGAGTCGGTCCGCGGTGACGGGCGCGTAGCGACTCCCAGCCACGTCCAGGTCGGCGTGGAGTAGGCCCACCGTCGGCACGTCGCCGGAGACGCCGGGAAAGGTGTCCAGCGGCGACGTGTGGACGCTCGGTCCGGCGAACGACCAGCCCCAAAGGCGAAGCACCTCGCGCCCGTTCTTCTCCAGCGGCATCGACGCCCACGTCTCACCGCGGCCGAGCACGGTGACGCCCTCGCCCACAGCATCGGCCACGGACCCCAGCACGTCGTGGTCGTGGTTGCCCGCGACCGCGACCACCGGGATGCCCGCCTCGACGAGCCGGTGGAGCGCCCGCTCCAGCACGCCGAAGGCCTCGAAGTACTTGTTGCTCTGGTCCGCCACGTCGCCCGTGAGGATCACCGCGTCGACGTGGCGCTCGATGGCCTGGTCCACGAGGGCCCGCACGACGGCCTGGATCTCCAGGGCCGGGTCGCCGGGCGGCACGCGGCTCGGGTACCGGCCGAGGTGGAGATCGCCGCTGACGAGGAGGCGG from Rubrivirga sp. SAORIC476 encodes the following:
- a CDS encoding DNA repair exonuclease, which codes for MSGLRARLLVSGDLHLGRYPSRVPPGDPALEIQAVVRALVDQAIERHVDAVILTGDVADQSNKYFEAFGVLERALHRLVEAGIPVVAVAGNHDHDVLGSVADAVGEGVTVLGRGETWASMPLEKNGREVLRLWGWSFAGPSVHTSPLDTFPGVSGDVPTVGLLHADLDVAGSRYAPVTADRLWETGASAWLLGHIHAPDLRTRDGRLILYPGSPQPLDPGEPGPHGAWLVDVAGDGTATAEAVPLATVRYDALSIDLGGAADATEIRERVAVGIREHADALRDENPALRRAVVRLTLRGRTPAYRSVEAVASELLDTVETAASGLTVSVDRVEERARPALDLDGLAEGSGPVATLAALAGRLEAGTPSEGDLALIRRSVEALQQARRARVFTPLGRSGRFPEDLREEAVLRLRRQTFRLLEEALAQTPTASAGASD